The DNA segment GATGCGTCGCCACGGATTGCTGTATTAACCTGAGCCGCGCTATGAGTCGAGTCAACACCAGATGAACTATTAGACTGTGGGATAACAGCTTCAGGAACAGTCTGTTGCGCGGCAGGCCTGCCATCCCTTCCAAATGCAGAAAGCGGCAACCCCGTATTCGGGCCCATGGGGGTCAAATTTTGTGCAATGCTCCAAGCCTCAGAGGAGTCCCCACTCAATTTTCGACTTTGATAGCTGGTGGCTTCTGAAACAAGTACAGCGACGGAGTTGATAGCCGCTAAAGAAACCGGTTGATCGTCAATTCCCAGCCCAGTAGCCCCCATCGCAAGCGTAGTAAAGCTACTTAACCAAGATGCCCCTGCAGATATAAACTGAGTGGCAGTAAATTTTAGTGGCAAATCTTTAGCTGCTATACCGCGGCTTCTGGCCTTGCTGATTTGCATATTGCTTCTGATCATCCGATACAGTGTCTTCGTATCCTCCCCTACGCGCCCCCCTGCAAGCATGCCCACACCTGCAGTTACATCTCTCCACATTATCTGATCAATAATGCTCTCTCCACTACGATCATGAAAATTAATAGGGTCTCCATGGCAATATGCGTAAGCGTTAAATCCACCTGCTCCAAACGGACTTAACCGATCCGCAGAATGAAAACGCATCAGCACTGGATTGTAGGCTCGGTGACCGTTGCCAAGCAGATACCACCCTAATGCACGCTCAGGCAGTTGCCCGGTAAACCCCAAGGAAGGAGCGGTATCTTGCGCAGGTCGATAGCCGTATGGGGTGTAAGCAGCCCTGGAACGGCCGCTTGCACCAAGAGCCATAAGCGGGCTTAAAAGGCGATCTGTCGCTAGCAGCTGCTGGGTGGCCATTCTGGAATCTCCAGGTTCGGAATCTTGCCAGCAGGCTATCAGTGCAATGTAGTTGGCGAACCTATCAAAAATGCCAGGTCGATGGACCGGGCCGAAGTGGGGGTGCTATCAAAAAGCGCCCAGTTCAACAGTGAAGGTGCTGGTTAAAAAACAGACAAAAGCCTCTAGCCCATGAACGGCAATGGCTCCAGCGCTAACCCAACACCTTATCCACAGAGCAACCAACAGAGTTTGTAGACAACTGTTGCCACGACCAAACGGTGCTGTGGATAACAGGGATAAGCACCTATTTCCTATTGGTATCCAGCCCATTAGAGAGTGGTTGATCAATTAATGAGCAATCACGCGCGCACGTTGACACCCGGGGGCTGTAGGGATCATCGAACAGTTTATCCACAAGAGCGCTAACAGTGTTTGTGGGTAATTTCAGGCGAACGCAGTTGAGCGCGAAAAACTAGGGGGGTAACTGGGGCTGCTTTGCAGCCTGCGATGGGCCGCACAGCGGACCCATTGGCCGTAAGTGACAGGCCTTATTTGATCATTTTTTACTCAATCTCCTGAAGGCCCCGTGATCTGAGGGTTTGAGCAATGCGCAAACACTTTATCCACAGAGGGGCCAACAGTCTTTGTGCACAACCCTTCAGCGTAAGACCCCCTCCTCCACCAGCAGCTTGAGAATAGCCTCGGCCCCTTCCTGTGGAGAAACATCCTT comes from the Pseudomonas urmiensis genome and includes:
- a CDS encoding RHS repeat-associated core domain-containing protein — translated: MATQQLLATDRLLSPLMALGASGRSRAAYTPYGYRPAQDTAPSLGFTGQLPERALGWYLLGNGHRAYNPVLMRFHSADRLSPFGAGGFNAYAYCHGDPINFHDRSGESIIDQIMWRDVTAGVGMLAGGRVGEDTKTLYRMIRSNMQISKARSRGIAAKDLPLKFTATQFISAGASWLSSFTTLAMGATGLGIDDQPVSLAAINSVAVLVSEATSYQSRKLSGDSSEAWSIAQNLTPMGPNTGLPLSAFGRDGRPAAQQTVPEAVIPQSNSSSGVDSTHSAAQVNTAIRGDASLSNAETEV